In Geobacter anodireducens, a genomic segment contains:
- a CDS encoding chromosomal replication initiation protein DnaA: MEEVWLQAQSNLAKVLTHQTFNTWIEPIKYLGSKRNVLLLEAPNQFVRDRVSESYLPMILESVQSLTDSQTKIELLIAKPKLEKPKQPAAPEAAAAEPETCAGPDHSTNLNPKYTFDTFVCGGSNQFAHAAAQSVANSPAGKYNPLFIYGGVGLGKTHLLNAIGNHVLSVNRKARICFYTSEKFMNELINCLRYQKMDQFRNKFRKMDILLIDDIQFIAGKERTQEEFFHTFNSLYESHKQIVVTSDKFPKDIPGLEERLRSRFEWGLIADIQAPDTETKVAILRKKADADHISLPDDVALFLASSSTTNVRELEGMLIRLGAVSSLTGKNITLDMAREVLKDIIVDKSKEITVEMIQKFVAEHFALKVADLKSDKRLKALVIPRQIAIYLCRDLTKSSYPEIGERFGGKDHSTIIHSVKKVEKLLSQDFELRNTVDTLRKGLLS, translated from the coding sequence ATGGAAGAGGTTTGGCTCCAGGCACAATCCAATCTCGCTAAGGTTCTCACGCATCAGACCTTTAATACTTGGATCGAACCGATCAAGTATCTCGGATCCAAGAGGAATGTGCTGCTTCTCGAAGCCCCGAACCAGTTCGTCAGGGACCGGGTGAGCGAAAGCTATCTTCCCATGATTCTCGAATCGGTTCAATCCCTTACCGATTCCCAGACCAAGATCGAACTTCTGATCGCAAAACCCAAGCTCGAAAAACCCAAACAGCCTGCGGCCCCCGAAGCCGCTGCCGCGGAACCGGAAACCTGTGCGGGGCCCGATCACTCGACCAACCTGAACCCCAAGTACACCTTCGACACGTTCGTCTGCGGCGGCAGCAACCAGTTCGCCCACGCGGCTGCCCAATCGGTGGCGAACAGCCCGGCCGGCAAGTACAATCCCCTTTTCATATACGGTGGCGTGGGGTTGGGTAAAACCCACCTCCTCAACGCGATCGGCAACCATGTCCTGTCGGTGAACCGCAAGGCGCGGATCTGTTTCTACACGTCGGAAAAGTTCATGAACGAGCTCATCAACTGCCTGCGGTACCAGAAGATGGACCAGTTCAGAAACAAGTTCCGCAAGATGGACATTCTTCTTATCGACGACATCCAGTTCATCGCCGGCAAGGAACGGACCCAGGAGGAGTTCTTCCACACCTTCAACTCGCTCTACGAATCCCACAAGCAGATCGTGGTGACGTCCGACAAGTTCCCCAAGGATATTCCCGGCCTGGAAGAGCGCCTCCGCTCACGCTTCGAGTGGGGCCTCATCGCCGATATCCAGGCGCCCGACACGGAAACCAAGGTGGCGATCCTGCGCAAGAAGGCGGACGCGGACCATATCTCGCTCCCCGACGATGTGGCTCTCTTTCTGGCGTCCAGCTCCACCACCAACGTACGGGAACTGGAAGGAATGCTCATCAGGCTCGGTGCCGTATCGAGCCTGACCGGCAAGAACATCACCCTCGACATGGCCCGGGAAGTCCTCAAGGACATCATTGTGGACAAGTCGAAGGAAATAACGGTTGAAATGATCCAGAAATTCGTGGCCGAGCACTTCGCCCTCAAGGTGGCCGACCTCAAGTCGGACAAGCGGCTCAAGGCGCTGGTGATACCGCGCCAGATAGCCATATACCTGTGCCGCGACCTTACCAAGTCGTCGTATCCGGAGATCGGCGAACGGTTCGGCGGCAAGGATCACTCAACCATCATCCACTCGGTGAAAAAGGTGGAAAAACTCCTCAGCCAGGATTTCGAACTCAGGAATACCGTCGACACCCTGAGGAAAGGGCTGTTGAGCTGA